From Prionailurus viverrinus isolate Anna chromosome B2, UM_Priviv_1.0, whole genome shotgun sequence, the proteins below share one genomic window:
- the SOX4 gene encoding transcription factor SOX-4 isoform X1 translates to MVQQTNNAENTEALLAGESSDSGAGLELGIASSPTPGSTASTGGKADDPSWCKTPSGHIKRPMNAFMVWSQIERRKIMEQSPDMHNAEISKRLGKRWKLLKDSDKIPFIREAERLRLKHMADYPDYKYRPRKKVKSGNANSSASAAASSKPGEKGDKVGGGGGHGGGGGGGGSGNAGGGGGGASGGGANSKPAQKKSCGSKVAGGAGGGVSKPHAKLILAGGGGGKAAAAGASSSFAPEQAGAAALLPLGAAAAAADHHSLYKARTPSAAASASAAASAAPGLAAPGKHLADKKVKRVYLFGGLGASSSPAGGVGAGADPSDPLGLYEEGGAGCSPDGPSLSGRSSAASSPAAGRSPADHRSYASLRAASPAPSSAPSHASSSASSHSSSSSSSGSSSSDDEFEDDLLDLNPSSNFESMSLGSFSSSSALDRDLDFNFEPGSGSHFEFPDYCTPEVSEMISGDWLESSISNLVFTY, encoded by the coding sequence ATGGTGCAGCAAACCAACAACGCCGAGAACACGGAAGCGCTGCTGGCGGGCGAGAGCTCGGACTCGGGCGCCGGCCTCGAGCTGGGCATCGCCTCCTCCCCCACGCCCGGCTCCACCGCCTCCACGGGCGGCAAGGCCGACGACCCGAGCTGGTGCAAGACGCCGAGCGGGCACATCAAGCGACCCATGAACGCCTTCATGGTGTGGTCGCAGATCGAGCGGCGCAAGATCATGGAGCAGTCGCCCGACATGCACAACGCCGAGATCTCCAAGCGGCTGGGCAAACGCTGGAAGCTGCTCAAAGACAGCGACAAGATCCCTTTCATTCGGGAGGCGGAGCGGCTGCGCCTCAAGCACATGGCTGACTACCCCGACTACAAGTACCGGCCCAGGAAGAAGGTGAAGTCCGGCAACGCCAACTCCAGCGCCTCGGCCGCCGCCTCCTCCAAGCCGGGGGAGAAGGGAGACAAGGTCGGTGGCGGGGGCGGCcacgggggcggcggcggcggcggcgggagcggcAACGCggggggaggaggcggcggcgcgAGCGGCGGCGGCGCCAACTCCAAACCCGCGCAGAAAAAGAGCTGCGGCTCCAAAGtggcgggcggcgcgggcggcggggtCAGCAAGCCGCACGCCAAGCTCATCctggcgggcggcggcggcgggaagGCGGCGGCCGCGGGCGCCTCCTCCTCCTTCGCGCCCGAGCAGGCGGGGGCCGCTGCCCTGCTGCCCCTGggcgccgccgcggccgccgccgacCACCACTCGCTGTACAAGGCGCGGACTCCCAGCGCGGCCGCCTCGGCCTCCGCGGCCGCCTCCGCCGCGCCGGGCCTGGCGGCCCCGGGCAAGCACCTGGCCGACAAGAAGGTGAAGCGCGTCTACCTGTTCGGAGGCCTGGGCGCGTCCTCGTCGCCCGCGGGCGGCGTGGGCGCGGGCGCCGACCCCAGCGACCCCCTGGGCCTGTACGAGGAGGGGGGCGCGGGCTGCTCGCCCGACGGGCCGAGCCTGAGCGGCCGCAGCAGCGCCGCGTCGTCGCCGGCCGCCGGCCGCTCGCCCGCCGACCACCGCAGCTACGCCAGCCTGCGCGCCGCCTCGCCCGCCCCGTCTAGCGCGCCGTCGCACGCGTCCTCGTCGGCCTCGTCCCACTCGTCGTCGTCCTCGTCGTCGGGCTCCTCGTCCTCCGACGACGAGTTCGAAGACGACCTGCTCGACCTGAACCCCAGCTCAAACTTTGAGAGCATGTCCCTGGGCAGCTTCAGCTCGTCGTCGGCGCTGGACCGGGACCTGGATTTTAACTTCGAGCCCGGCTCCGGCTCGCACTTCGAGTTCCCGGACTACTGCACGCCCGAGGTGAGCGAGATGATCTCGGGAGACTGGCTGGAGTCCAGCATCTCCAACCTGGTCTTCACCTACTGA
- the SOX4 gene encoding transcription factor SOX-4 isoform X2, with amino-acid sequence MVQQTNNAENTEALLAGESSDSGAGLELGIASSPTPGSTASTGGKADDPSWCKTPSGHIKRPMNAFMVWSQIERRKIMEQSPDMHNAEISKRLGKRWKLLKDSDKIPFIREAERLRLKHMADYPDYKYRPRKKVKSGNANSGGASGGGANSKPAQKKSCGSKVAGGAGGGVSKPHAKLILAGGGGGKAAAAGASSSFAPEQAGAAALLPLGAAAAAADHHSLYKARTPSAAASASAAASAAPGLAAPGKHLADKKVKRVYLFGGLGASSSPAGGVGAGADPSDPLGLYEEGGAGCSPDGPSLSGRSSAASSPAAGRSPADHRSYASLRAASPAPSSAPSHASSSASSHSSSSSSSGSSSSDDEFEDDLLDLNPSSNFESMSLGSFSSSSALDRDLDFNFEPGSGSHFEFPDYCTPEVSEMISGDWLESSISNLVFTY; translated from the exons ATGGTGCAGCAAACCAACAACGCCGAGAACACGGAAGCGCTGCTGGCGGGCGAGAGCTCGGACTCGGGCGCCGGCCTCGAGCTGGGCATCGCCTCCTCCCCCACGCCCGGCTCCACCGCCTCCACGGGCGGCAAGGCCGACGACCCGAGCTGGTGCAAGACGCCGAGCGGGCACATCAAGCGACCCATGAACGCCTTCATGGTGTGGTCGCAGATCGAGCGGCGCAAGATCATGGAGCAGTCGCCCGACATGCACAACGCCGAGATCTCCAAGCGGCTGGGCAAACGCTGGAAGCTGCTCAAAGACAGCGACAAGATCCCTTTCATTCGGGAGGCGGAGCGGCTGCGCCTCAAGCACATGGCTGACTACCCCGACTACAAGTACCGGCCCAGGAAGAAGGTGAAGTCCGGCAACGCCAACTC cggcggcgcgAGCGGCGGCGGCGCCAACTCCAAACCCGCGCAGAAAAAGAGCTGCGGCTCCAAAGtggcgggcggcgcgggcggcggggtCAGCAAGCCGCACGCCAAGCTCATCctggcgggcggcggcggcgggaagGCGGCGGCCGCGGGCGCCTCCTCCTCCTTCGCGCCCGAGCAGGCGGGGGCCGCTGCCCTGCTGCCCCTGggcgccgccgcggccgccgccgacCACCACTCGCTGTACAAGGCGCGGACTCCCAGCGCGGCCGCCTCGGCCTCCGCGGCCGCCTCCGCCGCGCCGGGCCTGGCGGCCCCGGGCAAGCACCTGGCCGACAAGAAGGTGAAGCGCGTCTACCTGTTCGGAGGCCTGGGCGCGTCCTCGTCGCCCGCGGGCGGCGTGGGCGCGGGCGCCGACCCCAGCGACCCCCTGGGCCTGTACGAGGAGGGGGGCGCGGGCTGCTCGCCCGACGGGCCGAGCCTGAGCGGCCGCAGCAGCGCCGCGTCGTCGCCGGCCGCCGGCCGCTCGCCCGCCGACCACCGCAGCTACGCCAGCCTGCGCGCCGCCTCGCCCGCCCCGTCTAGCGCGCCGTCGCACGCGTCCTCGTCGGCCTCGTCCCACTCGTCGTCGTCCTCGTCGTCGGGCTCCTCGTCCTCCGACGACGAGTTCGAAGACGACCTGCTCGACCTGAACCCCAGCTCAAACTTTGAGAGCATGTCCCTGGGCAGCTTCAGCTCGTCGTCGGCGCTGGACCGGGACCTGGATTTTAACTTCGAGCCCGGCTCCGGCTCGCACTTCGAGTTCCCGGACTACTGCACGCCCGAGGTGAGCGAGATGATCTCGGGAGACTGGCTGGAGTCCAGCATCTCCAACCTGGTCTTCACCTACTGA